The genomic stretch CTCAAGCTGAATCAGGGTTTCCAGAATTTTCTTGGAAAGGTTATTGTTGACAATTCTTATGGCTTTGATGTCTTTTCCATAGAATGGTTTGGATGTTCTATTCAGAAGAACATTCAGCGACTGgctcagtttcgatgcccaatGAATTTCACCTCTGGAGAAGACTTTCTTTCCAAGTTCTGGTCGATCTTTCCGTTGGTCTTGTGGGGGGCACATGATTGCATTGAAACAACTCACTGGAATTGTCTGAAAGAAAATATCGAAACTGTTGATGAGAGCCACGAACCTGAGCAATCTTTTCTCTTTGTAATCGTGAATTTCACTGACGAATTCACCAACCATGCGCTGCATGTATGCCGGATTGAAATTTTCTTTCAAAATGTTGAACGAAAATAGGAGCTTTGGGTTAAGCCCCTGTTTTTCTTTGTGCCTTGCTTCAAGTTCCTTGTATTTGTCCTGAAACCACTGGATGTCTTCTGGCTTCAACTCGTGGTCGAGCATCACACAAGCTTTGTCTTGGTATGGGATGGCTCTTCCTTTGCTGAAGCGGTGTGTGATGCGGCGACAGACAATCAAAACGCAGAACACATTGTGGACGGCCTTGCCCCCTCTCGCCAAACGTCTTGCTTTCTCGTTCAGTTGGGAACGAAGCTGGCAGATTTTGTCAATATCCTCATTGTCAACAAGCACAATAGGTGGCAAGGCAgactgttgttcttcttcaaacCCTCGAAGATTTGCAATGTGATCGCTTGTTTGGTCAGTGATCTGCTTCACAACGCAGCATCGATACTTGCTCTTCAGGTTCCACAAGACCTGCCGAGCTATTGTGGTGGCCCCAGCTCCAGGCTGGTGGAACAGGTTCACGACTCCAACACGTTCATTTTTCGGTATGTTGTTGCCACTGAGGTAATCCTCAGCCATCTCTTGCAGCTCCTTCACCTGCTCTCTCTCAAGAACATGTTTCTTGAAAAGGAAGTTCCACCAGCTGACTTGCGCTCCACGGTAATATTCTTCctcagtttgtctgtttttggCTCGCAAATCGTCGTCATCCCCCTTTTTGAGCAAATCATCTCTTTCGTCTGAACACTGATTTGTACTGAGTATTTCTAGGTCAgaccattcattcttttttctttccttcaaaaGAACAGTTGATCCACTTGACGACACTAACTTGCATCCGTTTCCGGAACTGTATCCAAAGATGCTCATGATACTCTGATTGACATGTGACCAGGGCATACCAGTAACGGATCTTTCTTCCAATGCCTCTTTGTCAACATAGGCTCTCCGTCGAAGCTCTGACACCAAAGTTTGCACAGCTTTCTCATTTTCAGCAATCAGGATCCACTGATCTGGAAACTTGGCAAACACCTCTTCCAGAGCAGGGAGCAGCACATCGCAACAACTAGATAAAACAAAGATCAGGATTCTGGCATTTTCTTTGGGTATTTGCTTCTCATAGAAACGGAGGGCTTCCTTGAATCCGAGAGCCCTTTTCCGGATCCATTCAGCTGGCTGGAATTCTCTCTTTCCAAGAGGACCATACCCATTGCAGAAAATCCACGTTCGCAAAGAAGAGTTGCAAATGTCGTCATGGAGTTTGCCGAAGGTATTCCCAGtggagtttttgttttcttcactgtTTTCATCAAAGTTGTCTGTCGTCAATGTTTTGTGAACCTGACTCAACTGACGCTCCATCATGGTGTACAACCCCGTAGGATGAGAATGCAAGCCATCGTTCAATGGATCAAAGTCAAAGACAGCAATCGGGTCCACACTTTTCAGACATCTGAAGTTTTCCAGCAAATACTCATCTGTCATTTCATCAGAACAGGGACTCAGGAAGACCACGGGATAGATATCAGCATATTTATATCCTCCCGTCAGCAAGTGATGCAGTTTGTTGTGTAGATGCTTTCGATACATGCTCTTCTGGAAACTCGTTTCACTCTCTTTTCGCAGCTCATATAATGTTTTCTTGTAATCCAAGAAATCAGACAGATCTTTTCCCTCAATTTCAGTTGCATTTCCTTGCATGTATCGAAACAGTTTGGGTCGTGCATTCCTGTCCTGGTGTGGTTTTAAGTAAAACGTTTTGTCTGTGACCAGTTCTGTCCTAGGGACCACATCTACTTCAACAACAgaaaggcatctgtcagcatcaTCTTTGTGCAAGATTGGGATACAAACTACTTCTCGAATACAAGCAAGGGCAACGTCCACTTGATCAGGAAAAAATGAACTATAGATTTCATCAGTAACCGCAAGGTTATACTGAGTTTCGTTCACCTGCATCCCTACAATTTCTCCCGCTATTTCCTTGGGGCCACAGTCTTGTCTTCCTCTCACTCCGAAATGTATCGTTCCATTGACTCTTTCGTTCATGCATGCTGCAGCAAACGTCACTGTTTCTTTGGCAAGTGCAGCTGGATCACATGTACTAATGATGCGGTATTTGTGCAGTGGTTCCAGAAGATTTCCTCCTGGCCGCAAAGATTCATTGGGCAAAACGTGACCCTTTTCGTATACATCCGATCGCTTGGGTTGCGTGTCGAACGCCCTGTAGGTTTCCAGTTTCCTGGGAGAGATAGGCGGTGTGCTGTCTGGTACTGATGGCGAAGGCTGTTTACAGAGTTCTTCCAGCGTACGTTTGACGCACTCCATGATCTTCATGATCTTCCCCATCTTGAGCATCGGGTACAGCATCTTTAGCCTTTCTCCATCCAGCAGTTTCAAAGCTTCCCCGTcaatctcctcttcctccagctTGTCTGCAAGCGTCACATCAAGGCCCAGCCTGTCCAGCTGAGTCTTCATCACAGCAGCCACTCTCTCTTCGGATACGTCTTCAAGAATGGACGACGAGCTTGCTTCGTCTGAatgtgagaatgagagaaaagaaaaaaaagatggactgcTGAAAGCaccaagtgtgtatgtgtgtgtgtgtcttcaagttaACGTATCTCCACTTTAAACgatatcaaatgtgtgtgtgtgtgtgtgtgtgtgtgtgtgtgtgtgtgtgtgtgtgtgtgtcttcaagttaATGTATCTCCACTTTAAACaatatcaaatgtgtgtgtgtgtgtgtgtgtgtgtgtgtgtaactaacgAACGAAGGCCTCCTGTAGCCCTGTAATCACCTACCCGAGTCTGATGTTGGAACTGTTCCTTGTGCCATTTCCTTCAAATGTATACCAATCATCGTACATCTTGCACCAAATTAAGGATCATAACAACCTAAACAAATCATGCAtttaaggaaaaggaaagaataaaaagaaacgagacaaagagaaacagaaagaaaatgaaataaacgaaaaaaagaacaaataaaaaaagaataacaacaaaaccaacaaaaaacgaagaaacaaaaaccGAGGAAGCATTAAATATCtacaaaaatcatatatatatatatatatatatataaaagaatccAATATATTTCCAGATCATGAATCATTGAACTAAGTCACACCAGTAACAACCTGTAGACTGCTGAATACTGCACCGTGATTTgcacgtgtttttgtttgttttttattgttaaatttaaaaaaaagtattctgtCCCATCGTCTACACCATGTCAGTGGCATGACTTCCACGCCGTTTATCCCGAATCAGCTGTACACAGCCAGACCCAGAATGCCTCATCTGACGCACTCTCaacgccagcagtccacagggaaataTCGGTGTTAGGTCACccggagaccacacaccagaggggatCCTGCGATGCCTAAGTGCCTGTTCTGACTCAACAGAATACCGCGGGACACCACTTAGGAAGTGACGAGAATGATCGCTTCGTTGCAGAGCCACATTGAGCAAGCATCACCTCCAGAGTGGAGATCACCACCAAATCCATTACCACTGCCTAAGAATAGATGGATagttcattggccaggaaagctgaagcgaactggacgccatattgagaCTCGCATATGGCTGTCAGTCTGTTAAGAAGTcttctgctaactggtggtagtttctgaaacTTAACCGAGTATCTTCAATGAAattgtgttatgcttgcccccacaacatgccaaatgttgtgtcttgattgatatcagCCAATACTTTATTTACCAAAGtgattacaggaaaacagtgcagtgacacgtagcacaaacttgctgtggaggcacacatagGAATGTCAGCTAAACTAACGCTgcaagcaagtgaaagcttgccgtgaaacagtcatcgtagccagctgagcgctcggctacatatatgacgtttccgcttcgcgctgtactgacacgagtagcaaaatggctgattgaacacttccgctggcttcagctTGCAATGGGACTCAAAGAAGGTATGCGCTATCCAACTATCTTTAGAACAGTGGTCCCTTACATAAGTCTTCCATGACTATGATCACATCGAATTCCTTGACAGGGACTCACCCCAGGCAAGGCGATGGGTATGTATCTGAACTGATGCTGATGGATTAGGGTGACGACGATGCTGCTACACAGGTCCTGGTTAGTTTTGGGGGGCAACGTGACACAGCTGTACAGTGTACTGCACGTGAATGTTCATCCACTGTGTGACCCAGTTTTCCCATTTGAGCCTACAGCACATTCAACTCTGGGAAGGAGCTGTGGCCACAGGCCGAGACAAAAACCAACCCCATCTTTGCTGGGATTTAGACTCGCTTGTTAGCCATGGTGGCTGGTTGACAAACAGCCATAATACATTGATATCAACATTGGTAGTGCTGGCTCGTGTGAACATCATTCCTTCATGTTATCCATTTCTTCTGTTCTGTGCAATGGACTTATCCTTCTTTCAGTTAAACACGAATAGCAAGTATTAAGATAAAGTAAATTGTTGTTGAATGTCTCGAATGACGTAAAAATCAGTGGAAAATGTCGTCACGAAAAACGTTCATGCAGTTGATACAAAAAGGCCACACACAGAACCATATAATGAAACAACAACTCTACACACATAATCGCATCATCCATAGAAAGAGATCGCGGACGAAAATTACCCACACAGTAAGACCACTTGCAAATACCAAATATACACAAGAGGCAAAGCATTCAAGACTCaattgtgcttcgcgctttatccagtaaaggaatcttGAGTAGAAAAAAAACGTGATTAAAAAATAGTtttaaagtgttctgtattaaataccATACatgaaataagcttgggagaagaagaaaaaaaacaaacaacaaaaacaaaacaaaaaaaccatttgAGCCGAATCCAACCATGCATGTTCAGCTCCGAAGCAAGCAGACGAATCCCCATTGCTGCAGTGTAGGCCTATCTGACGTCAGTTGCCTAATTTTAATATTTAAAAcaatgttgctgttttcttcttcctgtgataAATAAAGGTCATTGTATTAGACGTAATAACACTGTTTaaagcatgtttttgtgtgtgtttttgtatatctcgataattcttttatttcggaggtaaaggagacgttgtcaTCACTTCAGGCACATCGTAGCCAATCGCAatacatggtagatctctagatctgcacgaaccagtctacaacgggctgagagaacgatcgattcaatttttcgtttatgttcattccagttaattcaatgtccactttagaatatttgttTGCAGTacacacgtcgatggtgtagttggtatcgttgtatgtgttctgtacatagtttgtatttctttccttttaattgtgaacgagaaaaacgaggtcatgctcTCTTCTCACCAAACGCTTCTTGCAGCGCAGTGGGatgcggtttttagaattttcggatttcggaaaagattctcaacgaaataaaccattgaTGATCCGGAgatacagcttaattcgggagacttacaacctgttattggtatgactgagaagatttttttcatactatgtttaagccaaatttgttattgacagacaaagtatttccagagaaattgGCAATGTTAAtgctcacgacacacacacacacagacaaccaaacaccgggttatatatacacaagtgagtcaaaagaggACACTTAAGAAAATCATTCATACAGAACCGTCGCGAAGATCATGTAGCCTACGTACAGAAttgtcacgcatgcacacaatgaGGCCActgaaacaaccacacacacacacacacacacacaatacatataaatatatatatgtatatatatgcatatatatatatgtaatttaaTATGTATACATAATATAATCTACTCGTAACATTCCAGATGCATAAAAATAACTAGGCGCAAAACTCGTGCATACAATTTAAAattaagaagagagaaaaaaacaaacaaacccaaggatagaaaagaaaaaaaaaaaggatacacgtTTCCCTTCTTGTTCCGGCGGAATTCCACATCCGGGAAGACGTCGCTCACGAGGCAGAGCACATCCTGCTCGCAGACAACCAGTCTCCGTTTCCTGCACCTCAGCTGATGCCTGAGAACCCTCATGAGGGCAGTCTTGGGGCATCTCCTCTCCTCCCGCACCACCAGGAGGTCTCCAAGGATCTGTTTAATCTCCGCTTTTTGTCGGGTGTCTGGACAAAAAGACAGCTGGTATTTAGTTTCCAAAATAAATGTACACAAGTGGATTTAAAGACAATCTGATGTTTAGAACCGAACAATTTtaaatcaatgataataatgatattaacaatGATAATTTATTTTACTTACAATTCGCAAACTCtcctaagcgcctcacatgaaacggTACATATATACTGGTGCATTatacaacacaagagcacatgaagacataaaaGTGGAAAACATGATCACTatccaccaatacaatactacaaactgATTTGAAGTAAAAACGTAAGCTCGTAAAGTTAAGCTCTTTAGTTGTCTCCTGATTCTTGTGGACATTTCAACAATGTCACTAACAGAGGCGTCAACCAATGAATTAGTCagtaaaagaaaaatcaaacaaaacgaaacatttTGGTTCAAATAATCTTCAGCGGACACATTCAGTCCACGttcagggcacagtgcaagggaggTAATTTGCGTTTCCAAATCAACATTCACTCTGAGTGACTCACGCGCCAATCACTATTCACCCTGCCCCATATATACTCACAACTGCAGCACACAGGCCCAGGCACTCCtccaaaacacacgcacgcgcgcgcgcgcacacacacacacacacacattcatatacctCCTGGGGAAAGTCTGTTTGGTCCAAcctttgcaaaacacacacacacacacaccacacacacacaagcacgcacgcacgcataacacacgcataacacacacacacacacacacacacacacacacacacgcacgcacatacacaccttcTGGAACCTCCTCGGGGAGGTCCTTGAAATCCAGTctttgcacaacacacacacacacacaccttcaataaCGTCCTCGGGAAGCTCCGTGAGGTCCAGCTTCTGCGCCAGAAAGCGGCCCTGGTTGGGCAGCATCTCGGGGGCCTCCAGGGCCTTGCGGAACACCTGGTAGCTGCGGTCCTCGTCTTCTTTGCAGAGGAGGATGTCCAGGAAGAGCTCCACCTTGCTGGGCCGGCACTTCTCCGCCCGGAGCCGCTCCATGTCCACAGTCGTGAGGGCCCCTCCCTGGAAGCACAGGTCCAGCAGCGGGTCAGGCTCCAAGTTATCCACCAGGAAGGTGTAGTGAGCCTGCAGTCGGGCCTTGTGCTCCTTCTTCATGGTGTTGGTTCCTTTCGCGTCAGTTCACGTGTTTGGAATCCCACCCCCACTTGCACCTCGTGGTTTACCTGGTGATTTCAGTTCAGTAGTTCTTTGAGGGCTTCTGCAATAATCAATACAGTGTCCCTGTTGAGACTGAAGAATGTTTGTGTTGCGTTTCGTTTGCTGTCCTTTCTTCGTGGGTGATATTCGGCGGACTCATGGTTCTTCATGTCAGTCCATCTGGTTGGAAACCTGCAATCAAAACAGTATCCCTccttaatataataataataatggatacttatatagcacactatccagaaatctgctctgattgctttacaaaaacgctttgttaacataaaacattacatctatgttacatacacacaccaaaatatgaccacacacacacacacacacacacacacacacacacactgcgtacatacattttaacaatatatgtgtatctaacagctaccctaacacatacgcacacataggcaggcacaaacttacataaacgcacgcgcacacaatacacattcatatacacgcatgtagttatgtacacatacatatgtatacatacatagtcaagcacagctaacgcaaaagaagtggacctgccacaattgaacttactgctgagggaaaaggtgagttttgagacgagatttaaaagatgcgagggaatcagaatgacgggggttatcagggagcttgttccacgtctttggcatgAAGAAGTTTTCCTCTGTGTTCTTGTCTCTACCCCGTGGGTGCTATTCGCTGGATTCATACGTGGTTCTTCTTCCAGAGGATGTTGTGATGGAGGTTTTTGGAATGTCTGATAAACCTATCAATCCCAAATacgtgttgtttttgctttgttagtattgtttttgttatcattttattGTGAGGTGTGGTAGAAATTTCTAGTATCCCAAATACATGCGGTGATGagagggaaaagagggagggaagacagacatatattaaaaaaaaaaaaaaaataaaataaataaaaaggagggaagggaaacCAGATAATATCAACacaagtaaaacaagagaggcaaggccttcaacactcacttgtgataaattaagtcccctagcattaattacagagtaatttcccttttttactaactgcaccaaaaacgtttgcaaaattttaaaaaattccatgcttaggataagaagttcctgtttgaacaaaaaatgataataatgactcctcttgttgttgtgtcagaataagaggtcaaagtgccaagtttagagaatacaaaaatataaatataacagtaaatgcagtttgcatataattaggcttctttttttattttgttgtgcccatcccagaggtgcaaaattgttttaaacaagatgactggaaagaactgaatttttcctatttttatgccaaatttggtgtcaactgacaaagtattggcagagaaaatgtcaatgttaaagtttaccacggacacacagacacacggacacacacacacacacacacacacacagacaaccgaacaccgggttaaaacatagactcactttgtttacacaagtgagtcaaaaataaatgataaaaggcaataaataaaacgaaagggtgaaagacagaaatgaattatatatatatatatatatatatatatatatattacatgttcCTCACGAAAACCTTGAATATGGGTCAACATTTTGTTCCGCATTATGGACGATGTTAGCTTTGATCAGCACACCATTATCACAAACCTACCATTATGACAAgcacgttttcagtttcagtacagaATACAGTCAAGACAATACACGTTTGAATACACCGCATTAACAGCGGTATATTTTATGTAATTGGAAACTAgatgaggccacacacacacacacacacacacacacacacacacacacagagtgagagagagagtattaacagtagttttgatttaaaaaaaaaattattatctttatttatcttatttttttccccctctaggcctgactaaacgcgttgggttacgctgctggtcaggcatctgcttggcagatgtggtgtagcgtatatggatttgtccgaacgcagtgacgcctccttgaactactaaaactgaaactgaaacctttgttgataaataaatacatataaaatcATCATCAAAGACTCAGTGCTGTTTCTTATGATGCGCCAAATTGTTTCTCACCGCTTCAGATCTGCACGCAATGAAAGGTActaagaaattaaaaaacaaacaaacaaaaaacaacaacaaaaaaaacaacaacaaaaaacaacaacaacagaatcttcctaaaaacaaaaaaaaaaaaaaaaaaaaaaaagaaaaaaaagaaaaaaaaaaggaagattcaTATCCGTTGACAGATTTATACATAAAATTTGACATCAGCGGAAGCGATATGTAAGCGATATGGAACAGCCTGCCAAACACTATAATCTAAAATATTTTTAGACCAGTGTTCCTGGACAGTGTATAAAATAAATTTTGTCAACGAACGCCTTCAAGAGACTGCATGCACATAACCTTTTTACGGATTACCATTGGAGAAATCTGCCCGCCCTCTTCTCCGACACCAGCGTGCAAAGTATAGCAGAAGCTGCAAAATTAGTAATCCATATCTCTGTAATGCATGTCGTTATACATGTTGTTTTACTCGGCAGTAGCACGAACAAACCCTTTCGTGGTGGCCTCAATCGACGTTCATGTCATGAAGAAAACGTGAAAAATGAGACGAATTGGGAATTCCCGTTTCCTTGGTCGTGGGCCAAGTCATGCGATCAACGCCTGcgttgggggggatgaggggggtgggggtgaatgtagGTGGCGGGGATGGGGGCGGAGTGGCCAAGCTGCAACAACTGGTCTTTCTATAGACTTAAGGAtcatcacacgcacacaggcgcgcgcgcgctcgcgcacgcacacacaaacacacacacacacgcgcgcgcgcacacacacacacacacactgcctgtcagaATGACTTTGAGAGAACTTATGTCATAGACCGGGCGTAGTGCACGGACAGAACATAAATGAAGGTAAGAAAATACTGTTTTCCCCATACGGATCGAAGTCTGAAACCGCTGAGCCGTGAGATGCCAACCGAAAACCTGTCACTCCGGCATCATAAGCCTTTTGGCCTCAGTAATTTTGTTTATGACGTATATGTCTACTGTCACTGATTTTCACAATGCATACATGTAATCACGCTGAACACACGCGGACATTACAGCGGTTGGACGGTATTTGACATTACAGGTGTATAATGGACATGTGTACATTACTTGTTCCAAAAGTCATTCACACAATGA from Babylonia areolata isolate BAREFJ2019XMU chromosome 6, ASM4173473v1, whole genome shotgun sequence encodes the following:
- the LOC143282760 gene encoding sterile alpha motif domain-containing protein 9-like, with translation MKKEHKARLQAHYTFLVDNLEPDPLLDLCFQGGALTTVDMERLRAEKCRPSKVELFLDILLCKEDEDRSYQVFRKALEAPEMLPNQGRFLAQKLDLTELPEDVIEDTRQKAEIKQILGDLLVVREERRCPKTALMRVLRHQLRCRKRRLVVCEQDVLCLVSDVFPDVEFRRNKKGNVCTMIGIHLKEMAQGTVPTSDSDEASSSSILEDVSEERVAAVMKTQLDRLGLDVTLADKLEEEEIDGEALKLLDGERLKMLYPMLKMGKIMKIMECVKRTLEELCKQPSPSVPDSTPPISPRKLETYRAFDTQPKRSDVYEKGHVLPNESLRPGGNLLEPLHKYRIISTCDPAALAKETVTFAAACMNERVNGTIHFGVRGRQDCGPKEIAGEIVGMQVNETQYNLAVTDEIYSSFFPDQVDVALACIREVVCIPILHKDDADRCLSVVEVDVVPRTELVTDKTFYLKPHQDRNARPKLFRYMQGNATEIEGKDLSDFLDYKKTLYELRKESETSFQKSMYRKHLHNKLHHLLTGGYKYADIYPVVFLSPCSDEMTDEYLLENFRCLKSVDPIAVFDFDPLNDGLHSHPTGLYTMMERQLSQVHKTLTTDNFDENSEENKNSTGNTFGKLHDDICNSSLRTWIFCNGYGPLGKREFQPAEWIRKRALGFKEALRFYEKQIPKENARILIFVLSSCCDVLLPALEEVFAKFPDQWILIAENEKAVQTLVSELRRRAYVDKEALEERSVTGMPWSHVNQSIMSIFGYSSGNGCKLVSSSGSTVLLKERKKNEWSDLEILSTNQCSDERDDLLKKGDDDDLRAKNRQTEEEYYRGAQVSWWNFLFKKHVLEREQVKELQEMAEDYLSGNNIPKNERVGVVNLFHQPGAGATTIARQVLWNLKSKYRCCVVKQITDQTSDHIANLRGFEEEQQSALPPIVLVDNEDIDKICQLRSQLNEKARRLARGGKAVHNVFCVLIVCRRITHRFSKGRAIPYQDKACVMLDHELKPEDIQWFQDKYKELEARHKEKQGLNPKLLFSFNILKENFNPAYMQRMVGEFVSEIHDYKEKRLLRFVALINSFDIFFQTIPVSCFNAIMCPPQDQRKDRPELGKKVFSRGEIHWASKLSQSLNVLLNRTSKPFYGKDIKAIRIVNNNLSKKILETLIQLEEESVSDVILDLLQSDIFKRSNESCVQSQLGKLVRDVLKTRRTTGKGREKFSPLILRIGEKEDYMQAAKVLEAGFEVFEDPMLAQQIARVYIHIQEYEQAERFARIAIDMEPANFYLFDTLGQIYKQKLLGMWDYVVKSRETLEGDRAKEILDVAFTALDIFRGEQSLSDQAVNLDYTNCGLMFQLHVISTLIDICRFLQPFKRNSQLLHKFLVDMTFVPDELKSVLGEDNVHKLKMLYSESQTPLKRLEDEEIQLKDDPAYQESTSFMRNAENYHMLSKIKIRLLAIFGENTDDIPKKLSPEDACEYRRRVVMRKGGTSLLSIRKLREERDARKKFESMYDMIHANVSTDFCTAEDLRSLLNLTIARLSVDRNCVQLLSVSDAMNWALHLYDKAMSFQQPNVEACLFLVMLHWPTDWRRQNNLPLCPCSKVKNCIERWKGAFRENHPAQKRKRPDRHKPTTLFFLGKGQGFDEIVFYSEFEHLQSTDGEGIWDKGEVKCRLKQLRGTLHYGGKSVSVKLPSADDGGTRLEICTSLPITDKSMWNRTVSFVLGFSWSGPKAYDVNQDVSEEEDQDPPQPVPAPARTSEAGIQRVTHEDMMAQETRFWQQHNSILDELEKIKTRRRAMSTNEEAAERLEEAEEKQKKRLRDLLEKRRNVLQASD